The following are encoded in a window of Solibacillus sp. FSL R7-0668 genomic DNA:
- the dxr gene encoding 1-deoxy-D-xylulose-5-phosphate reductoisomerase has translation MKKISLLGATGSIGWQTFDILLAQPQEFKLVAFSAGQNIEKSREIIEKLQPELVSMQTEEAAFSLQQDYPHISFTYGEKGLVEVATHPDSTVLVNAVLGSVGLESTLAAIRMGKTIAIANKETLVTAGHLVMAEAKKYNATILPVDSEHSAIFQSMNGENKKRIERLILTASGGSFRDKTRAELEGVTVKDALNHPNWSMGAKITIDSATMMNKGLEVIEAHVLFDMPYDKVDVVLHRESIIHSMVEYEDTSVIAQLGTPDMRVPIQYALSYPDRLPLKNGQRLNLAQIGQLHFKEVDFDRFRALKLAYDAGRMGGTILTAMNAANEAAVALFLQEKITFLQIEECIERVMNSHNNIIMPDLQTILHVDSETRKTVASMVK, from the coding sequence GTGAAAAAAATTAGTTTATTAGGTGCGACCGGTTCGATTGGTTGGCAGACATTTGATATATTATTAGCGCAGCCACAAGAATTCAAGCTTGTGGCCTTTTCTGCCGGACAAAATATAGAAAAGTCTCGGGAGATTATCGAAAAGCTACAGCCAGAGCTTGTATCTATGCAAACGGAAGAAGCGGCATTCTCTTTACAACAAGATTATCCGCATATTTCCTTTACATATGGTGAAAAAGGCTTGGTGGAAGTGGCAACCCATCCGGATTCTACGGTGCTTGTCAATGCGGTATTAGGCAGTGTAGGGTTAGAATCAACACTAGCAGCGATTCGCATGGGCAAAACGATTGCTATTGCCAATAAAGAAACATTGGTAACAGCAGGGCATTTAGTAATGGCTGAGGCCAAAAAATACAACGCAACGATTTTACCGGTGGATAGTGAGCATTCGGCAATTTTTCAATCGATGAACGGTGAAAATAAAAAGCGCATTGAACGACTAATTTTAACGGCATCGGGTGGTTCATTCCGCGATAAAACGCGTGCAGAGCTGGAAGGTGTAACCGTAAAGGATGCTTTAAATCACCCGAACTGGTCGATGGGTGCTAAAATCACAATTGATTCCGCAACGATGATGAATAAAGGGCTAGAAGTAATTGAAGCGCATGTATTATTTGATATGCCGTATGACAAAGTTGATGTCGTATTACACCGTGAGAGCATAATTCACTCAATGGTCGAATATGAAGATACAAGTGTCATTGCCCAGCTTGGTACGCCAGATATGCGTGTGCCCATTCAATATGCGCTTAGCTATCCAGATCGTTTGCCATTAAAAAATGGGCAACGTTTAAATTTAGCGCAAATTGGTCAGCTGCATTTTAAAGAGGTTGATTTTGACCGTTTCCGTGCGTTAAAGCTTGCCTATGATGCTGGAAGAATGGGCGGTACGATTTTAACGGCAATGAATGCAGCAAATGAGGCGGCTGTTGCACTATTTTTACAAGAGAAAATTACATTTTTACAAATTGAAGAATGTATTGAGCGTGTGATGAATAGTCATAACAATATCATCATGCCAGATTTGCAAACGATTTTACATGTAGATAGTGAGACGAGAAAAACCGTTGCAAGCATGGTAAAATAG
- the rseP gene encoding RIP metalloprotease RseP, with the protein METVIAFILIFGSLVFFHELGHFIFAKRAGIMVREFAIGMGPKIFGMTKGETIYTLRLLPIGGYVRMAGEDTDTVELQPGYRVALVTNEENVVEKIVLNQKAQYQNVVFLEVEKADLERELWIEGYDEEDKLVRFNVSRTAMIVENGIEQMIAPYDRQFNSKSVGARAMAIFAGPLFNFILAFFIFLVIGLIQGVPVDEPIIGSVLDDKPASVAGLQDGDLVTKVNGVAISTWGELSEQIQTNPEKAITLDVKHEDGTSATLEVTPTEAEQPDGTKYGQIGIMRSMDNNPLKAVVYGAEETYNMTILIGQMLGKLVTGQFSIDDLSGPVGIYKATETVVTFGLYNVLYWAAMLSVNLGIMNLLPLPALDGGRLLFFAFEAVRGKPMDRQKEGMVHFVGIVLLMILMVVVTWNDIQRFFF; encoded by the coding sequence ATGGAAACAGTTATTGCCTTTATTTTAATCTTTGGCTCGCTTGTATTTTTCCATGAGCTAGGTCACTTTATTTTTGCGAAACGCGCGGGTATTATGGTGCGTGAATTTGCAATCGGGATGGGACCGAAAATCTTTGGTATGACGAAGGGTGAAACCATTTATACACTACGTCTATTACCAATCGGTGGATATGTACGCATGGCCGGTGAAGATACGGATACGGTCGAATTACAGCCGGGCTATCGCGTAGCCTTAGTAACAAACGAAGAGAATGTTGTTGAAAAAATTGTATTAAATCAAAAAGCACAATATCAAAATGTCGTGTTTTTAGAAGTTGAAAAAGCAGATTTAGAGCGTGAACTTTGGATTGAAGGCTATGATGAAGAAGACAAGCTTGTGCGTTTTAATGTGTCGCGTACAGCGATGATTGTCGAAAACGGTATAGAGCAAATGATTGCACCTTATGATCGCCAATTTAACTCCAAATCAGTTGGTGCGCGTGCGATGGCGATTTTTGCAGGTCCGTTATTTAACTTTATTTTAGCGTTCTTTATTTTCTTAGTAATTGGGTTAATTCAAGGCGTGCCTGTGGATGAACCGATTATCGGAAGTGTACTTGACGATAAACCTGCTAGTGTAGCGGGATTACAAGACGGTGATCTCGTAACGAAGGTTAATGGTGTCGCGATTTCGACTTGGGGGGAGCTTTCAGAGCAAATCCAAACGAATCCCGAGAAAGCTATTACGTTAGATGTGAAGCATGAGGATGGTACTTCTGCAACGCTAGAAGTGACTCCAACTGAAGCAGAGCAACCAGACGGCACAAAATATGGTCAAATCGGCATTATGCGTTCGATGGACAACAATCCGTTAAAGGCGGTCGTCTACGGAGCAGAAGAAACGTATAATATGACCATTTTAATTGGACAAATGTTAGGCAAGCTTGTTACAGGTCAATTTTCAATTGATGATTTATCAGGTCCGGTAGGCATTTATAAAGCTACTGAAACCGTTGTAACATTCGGGCTATACAATGTACTTTATTGGGCAGCGATGCTAAGTGTCAACTTAGGGATTATGAATTTACTACCATTACCAGCACTTGATGGTGGGCGTTTATTATTCTTCGCATTTGAGGCGGTGCGCGGCAAACCGATGGATCGTCAAAAAGAGGGAATGGTTCACTTTGTCGGTATCGTGCTGCTAATGATCTTAATGGTCGTTGTGACATGGAATGATATTCAACGATTTTTCTTCTAA